In one window of Temnothorax longispinosus isolate EJ_2023e chromosome 9, Tlon_JGU_v1, whole genome shotgun sequence DNA:
- the Pug gene encoding C-1-tetrahydrofolate synthase, cytoplasmic isoform X1, translating into MIRISEVFKFLNRAMSTDVRGVILSGVELAREIRQGLIRDVSTLKEKLPDFTPGLAIVQVGAREDSNVYIKMKTNAAREIGIDAQRCQLPNTTTEIELINKVSKLNNDPNVHGIIVQMPLDSVNKINSHLITDLVSPDKDVDGLNTINEGRVAIGDMSGFLPCTPNGCIELIKRSGVAIAGAQAVVLGRSKIVGTPVAELLKWHNATVTVCHSKTKNLSDVVRQADILVVGIGQPELVKGDWIKSGAVVIDCGINPIPDPTKKSGQRLVGDVAYQEAAKVASYITPVPGGVGPMTVAMLMKNTVISAQKSAQKLLNVQWKLRALQLNPVKPVPSDIDISRSQEPKPISVLAEEIGLLPNEFSPYGSTKAKIGLSVLQRLKNQQNGKFVVVAGITPTPFGEGKSTTSVGLVQALTAHRGKNSVVTLRQPSQGPTFGVKGGAAGGGYSQVIPMEEFNLHLTGDIHAVTAANNLMAAQIDARYFHESTQGDKNLYDRLVPSIKGVRKFSKIQLKRLQKLGITKTDPNSLTEEEQRQFARLDVDPNNITWTRVVDINDRFLRKITIGQSPTEKGKTRETSFCISVGSEIMAILALSTSVEDMKRRLGNIVVGFSKNGEPLTAEDFGMTGAMAILLKDAIEPTLMQSLEGTPVMVHAGPFANIAHGCSSIIADAIALKLVGPQGIVITEAGFGSDIGMEKFFDIKCRTSEHVPNAVVLVATIRALKMHGGGPPVTTGAPLKKEYIEENIELVRKGLPNLQKHISNGLKYGVPVVVAINSHSTDTQAELELVRQAALESGAINAVICTHWAEGGAGAIALADALIAATEENSNFKLLYDLEDSIEEKINKIAKEIYGAGQVVLAEKVQKKIENYNKLGYDKLPICMAKTSNSLTGDPAIKGAPTGFTLHITDIFVSVGAGFIVPMVGEIMMMPGLSTRPCIYDMDWNSETNEIEGLF; encoded by the exons ATGATACGAATATCGGAAGTTTTTAA atttctaAACAGAGCCATGTCGACAGACGTGCGAGGAGTTATATTATCTGGAGTTGAATTGGCAAG aGAAATCCGGCAGGGCCTAATTAGAGATGTGAGCAccttaaaagagaaattaccTGACTTCACACCCGGCCTAGCTATCGTCCAAGTAGGCGCGAGAGAAGATTCAAACgtctatataaaaatgaaaactaACGCGGCCCGTGAAATTGGCATCGATGCTCAACGTTGTCAACTTCCTAACACCACGACGGAAATAGAGCTCATCAACAAAGTCAGCAAACTGAATAATGATCCAAATGTTCACGGGATTATTGTGCAAATGCCGCTTGACAGTGTCAATAAGATCAATTCTCATCTAATCACCGATCTAGTATCGCCGGATAAAGACGTCGATgg ACTAAATACTATTAATGAAGGGCGAGTTGCAATCGGCGATATGTCTGGATTTTTACCATGCACTCCGAACGGCTGTATCGAATTAATTAAGag GAGCGGCGTGGCTATTGCCGGTGCTCAAGCCGTCGTTTTAGGGAGGAGCAAGATTGTCGGCACTCCCGTTGCCGAACTATTAAAATGGCATAATGCTACTGTTACTGTCTGCCACTCGAAAACGAAGAATCTTTCTGATGTC gTGCGTCAAGCTGATATTTTAGTGGTTGGGATAGGCCAACCCGAATTAGTTAAGGGTGATTGGATTAAATCGGGTGCCGTTGTCATCGATTGCGGCATCAATCCTATACCAG ATCCCACAAAGAAAAGTGGACAACGTTTAGTGGGTGACGTAGCGTACCAGGAAGCTGCTAAAGTAGCTTCGTACATTACACCGGTACCAGGCGGCGTTGGACCGATGACAGTAGCaatgttaatgaaaaatacCGTGATATCCGCGCAAAAGTCGGCGCAAAAGCTCCTCAACGTCCAATGGAAATTGCGAGCTCTTCAACTGAATCCTGTGAAACCTGTACCAAGCGACATCGATATCTCCAGGAGTCAGGAGCCGAAACCAATCTCTGTACTAGCCGAAGAAATCGGACTACTGCCGAACGAATTTAGTCCTTACGGCAGCACGAAGGCTAAGATCGGCCTCAGCGTGCTACAACGACTAAAGAATCAACAAAATGGAAAGTTCGTCGTGGTGGCGGGCATCACGCCAACGCCATTTGGCGAAGGAAAGAGCACGACTTCCGTCGGATTGGTGCAAGCACTAACGGCGCACAGAGGCAAAAATTCTGTCGTTACTCTCAGACAACCTAGCCAGGGGCCTACGTTCGGCGTTAAAGGAGGAGCTGCTGGAGGAGGATATTCACAG GTGATACCCATGGAAGAATTCAATCTTCATCTGACCGGGGACATTCATGCCGTTACCGCCGCGAATAATCTTATGGCGGCGCAAATTGATGCGCGATACTTCCATGAATCGACTCAAGGTGACAAAAACCTGTACGATCGGCTGGTACCGAGTATTAAGGGTGTCAGGAAGTTTTCGAAAATCCAGCTGAAACGATTACAAAAACTTGGCATCACGAAAACTGATCCGAACTCATTAACGGAAGAAGAGCAACGTCAATTTGCAAGACTTGACGTCGATCCGAACAATATTACATGGACGCGAG TGGTGGATATTAACGATCGCTTTTTGCGGAAAATCACCATCGGCCAGAGCCCAACCGAGAAAGGCAAGACAAGAGAAACCTCGTTCTGTATTTCCGTTGGGTCTGAAATAATGGCAATCCTAGCATTATCAACCAGTGTCGAGGATATGAAGAGACGGCTTGGTAATATCGTCGTCGGATTTAGCAAAAATGGCGAGCCTTTAACTGCTGAAGATTTT GGCATGACGGGAGCAATGGCGATTCTGCTGAAAGATGCTATAGAACCGACACTTATGCAATCATTGGAGGGTACACCGGTAATGGTACACGCTGGACCGTTCGCCAATATAGCCCACGGTTGTTCATCCATTATCGCGGACGCTATTGCTCTAAAATTGGTCGGACCGCAAGGTATTGTAATAACAGAAGCCGGATTCGGATCGGATATCGGGATGGAAAAGTTCTTCGACATCAAGTGTCGTACCTCCGAACATGTACCGAATGCTGTCGTACTTGTGGCGACTATTAGAGCATTGAAAATGCACGGTGGTGGGCCGCCTGTAACGACCGGGGCACCGTTGAAGAAAGAATACATCGAAGAAAATATCGAACTTGTTAGAAAAGGCCTGCCAAATCTGCAAAAACATATCAGCAATGGTCTGAAATATGGCGTGCCCGTAGTTGTTGCCATCAACTCTCATAG TACCGATACTCAAGCGGAGCTAGAGCTCGTTAGGCAAGCAGCGTTGGAAAGCGGTGCAATTAATGCGGTAATATGCACTCACTGGGCCGAAGGTGGGGCTGGTGCTATAGCTCTTGCGGATGCATTGATAGCCGCTACCGAAGAAAATAGTAATTTCAAATTGTTGTACGATCTCGAGGACagtattgaagaaaaaattaataaaatcgccAAAGAGATATACGGTGCTGGCCAAGTCGTTCTCGCGGAAAag GTGCAGAAAAAAATCGAGAACTACAACAAGTTAGGATATGACAAACTCCCAATATGTATGGCAAAAACGTCAAATTCATTAACGGGAGATCCAGCTATAAAAGGTGCACCAACTGGTTTCACCCTCCACATTACGGATATATTCGTTTCAGTCGGCGCCGGATTTATTGTTCCTATGGTGGGAGAG ATCATGATGATGCCCGGGCTTTCGACTAGACCTTGTATCTACGATATGGACTGGAATAGCGAAACAAATGAAATAGAAGGCCTGTTTTAA
- the Pug gene encoding C-1-tetrahydrofolate synthase, cytoplasmic isoform X2, giving the protein MSTDVRGVILSGVELAREIRQGLIRDVSTLKEKLPDFTPGLAIVQVGAREDSNVYIKMKTNAAREIGIDAQRCQLPNTTTEIELINKVSKLNNDPNVHGIIVQMPLDSVNKINSHLITDLVSPDKDVDGLNTINEGRVAIGDMSGFLPCTPNGCIELIKRSGVAIAGAQAVVLGRSKIVGTPVAELLKWHNATVTVCHSKTKNLSDVVRQADILVVGIGQPELVKGDWIKSGAVVIDCGINPIPDPTKKSGQRLVGDVAYQEAAKVASYITPVPGGVGPMTVAMLMKNTVISAQKSAQKLLNVQWKLRALQLNPVKPVPSDIDISRSQEPKPISVLAEEIGLLPNEFSPYGSTKAKIGLSVLQRLKNQQNGKFVVVAGITPTPFGEGKSTTSVGLVQALTAHRGKNSVVTLRQPSQGPTFGVKGGAAGGGYSQVIPMEEFNLHLTGDIHAVTAANNLMAAQIDARYFHESTQGDKNLYDRLVPSIKGVRKFSKIQLKRLQKLGITKTDPNSLTEEEQRQFARLDVDPNNITWTRVVDINDRFLRKITIGQSPTEKGKTRETSFCISVGSEIMAILALSTSVEDMKRRLGNIVVGFSKNGEPLTAEDFGMTGAMAILLKDAIEPTLMQSLEGTPVMVHAGPFANIAHGCSSIIADAIALKLVGPQGIVITEAGFGSDIGMEKFFDIKCRTSEHVPNAVVLVATIRALKMHGGGPPVTTGAPLKKEYIEENIELVRKGLPNLQKHISNGLKYGVPVVVAINSHSTDTQAELELVRQAALESGAINAVICTHWAEGGAGAIALADALIAATEENSNFKLLYDLEDSIEEKINKIAKEIYGAGQVVLAEKVQKKIENYNKLGYDKLPICMAKTSNSLTGDPAIKGAPTGFTLHITDIFVSVGAGFIVPMVGEIMMMPGLSTRPCIYDMDWNSETNEIEGLF; this is encoded by the exons ATGTCGACAGACGTGCGAGGAGTTATATTATCTGGAGTTGAATTGGCAAG aGAAATCCGGCAGGGCCTAATTAGAGATGTGAGCAccttaaaagagaaattaccTGACTTCACACCCGGCCTAGCTATCGTCCAAGTAGGCGCGAGAGAAGATTCAAACgtctatataaaaatgaaaactaACGCGGCCCGTGAAATTGGCATCGATGCTCAACGTTGTCAACTTCCTAACACCACGACGGAAATAGAGCTCATCAACAAAGTCAGCAAACTGAATAATGATCCAAATGTTCACGGGATTATTGTGCAAATGCCGCTTGACAGTGTCAATAAGATCAATTCTCATCTAATCACCGATCTAGTATCGCCGGATAAAGACGTCGATgg ACTAAATACTATTAATGAAGGGCGAGTTGCAATCGGCGATATGTCTGGATTTTTACCATGCACTCCGAACGGCTGTATCGAATTAATTAAGag GAGCGGCGTGGCTATTGCCGGTGCTCAAGCCGTCGTTTTAGGGAGGAGCAAGATTGTCGGCACTCCCGTTGCCGAACTATTAAAATGGCATAATGCTACTGTTACTGTCTGCCACTCGAAAACGAAGAATCTTTCTGATGTC gTGCGTCAAGCTGATATTTTAGTGGTTGGGATAGGCCAACCCGAATTAGTTAAGGGTGATTGGATTAAATCGGGTGCCGTTGTCATCGATTGCGGCATCAATCCTATACCAG ATCCCACAAAGAAAAGTGGACAACGTTTAGTGGGTGACGTAGCGTACCAGGAAGCTGCTAAAGTAGCTTCGTACATTACACCGGTACCAGGCGGCGTTGGACCGATGACAGTAGCaatgttaatgaaaaatacCGTGATATCCGCGCAAAAGTCGGCGCAAAAGCTCCTCAACGTCCAATGGAAATTGCGAGCTCTTCAACTGAATCCTGTGAAACCTGTACCAAGCGACATCGATATCTCCAGGAGTCAGGAGCCGAAACCAATCTCTGTACTAGCCGAAGAAATCGGACTACTGCCGAACGAATTTAGTCCTTACGGCAGCACGAAGGCTAAGATCGGCCTCAGCGTGCTACAACGACTAAAGAATCAACAAAATGGAAAGTTCGTCGTGGTGGCGGGCATCACGCCAACGCCATTTGGCGAAGGAAAGAGCACGACTTCCGTCGGATTGGTGCAAGCACTAACGGCGCACAGAGGCAAAAATTCTGTCGTTACTCTCAGACAACCTAGCCAGGGGCCTACGTTCGGCGTTAAAGGAGGAGCTGCTGGAGGAGGATATTCACAG GTGATACCCATGGAAGAATTCAATCTTCATCTGACCGGGGACATTCATGCCGTTACCGCCGCGAATAATCTTATGGCGGCGCAAATTGATGCGCGATACTTCCATGAATCGACTCAAGGTGACAAAAACCTGTACGATCGGCTGGTACCGAGTATTAAGGGTGTCAGGAAGTTTTCGAAAATCCAGCTGAAACGATTACAAAAACTTGGCATCACGAAAACTGATCCGAACTCATTAACGGAAGAAGAGCAACGTCAATTTGCAAGACTTGACGTCGATCCGAACAATATTACATGGACGCGAG TGGTGGATATTAACGATCGCTTTTTGCGGAAAATCACCATCGGCCAGAGCCCAACCGAGAAAGGCAAGACAAGAGAAACCTCGTTCTGTATTTCCGTTGGGTCTGAAATAATGGCAATCCTAGCATTATCAACCAGTGTCGAGGATATGAAGAGACGGCTTGGTAATATCGTCGTCGGATTTAGCAAAAATGGCGAGCCTTTAACTGCTGAAGATTTT GGCATGACGGGAGCAATGGCGATTCTGCTGAAAGATGCTATAGAACCGACACTTATGCAATCATTGGAGGGTACACCGGTAATGGTACACGCTGGACCGTTCGCCAATATAGCCCACGGTTGTTCATCCATTATCGCGGACGCTATTGCTCTAAAATTGGTCGGACCGCAAGGTATTGTAATAACAGAAGCCGGATTCGGATCGGATATCGGGATGGAAAAGTTCTTCGACATCAAGTGTCGTACCTCCGAACATGTACCGAATGCTGTCGTACTTGTGGCGACTATTAGAGCATTGAAAATGCACGGTGGTGGGCCGCCTGTAACGACCGGGGCACCGTTGAAGAAAGAATACATCGAAGAAAATATCGAACTTGTTAGAAAAGGCCTGCCAAATCTGCAAAAACATATCAGCAATGGTCTGAAATATGGCGTGCCCGTAGTTGTTGCCATCAACTCTCATAG TACCGATACTCAAGCGGAGCTAGAGCTCGTTAGGCAAGCAGCGTTGGAAAGCGGTGCAATTAATGCGGTAATATGCACTCACTGGGCCGAAGGTGGGGCTGGTGCTATAGCTCTTGCGGATGCATTGATAGCCGCTACCGAAGAAAATAGTAATTTCAAATTGTTGTACGATCTCGAGGACagtattgaagaaaaaattaataaaatcgccAAAGAGATATACGGTGCTGGCCAAGTCGTTCTCGCGGAAAag GTGCAGAAAAAAATCGAGAACTACAACAAGTTAGGATATGACAAACTCCCAATATGTATGGCAAAAACGTCAAATTCATTAACGGGAGATCCAGCTATAAAAGGTGCACCAACTGGTTTCACCCTCCACATTACGGATATATTCGTTTCAGTCGGCGCCGGATTTATTGTTCCTATGGTGGGAGAG ATCATGATGATGCCCGGGCTTTCGACTAGACCTTGTATCTACGATATGGACTGGAATAGCGAAACAAATGAAATAGAAGGCCTGTTTTAA